From Candidatus Sphingomonas colombiensis, one genomic window encodes:
- a CDS encoding cytochrome c-type biogenesis protein CcmH: MRRLAISALLLLLAAPVAADSGLPPATLAYTQLPDPKQEAEAKALMETVRCVVCQGQSVADSDADMAGDMRALIRQRIAAGEKPEAIRTWLIARYGDYITYDPPLSGVTLPLWLTPLVLLALGAWVARGSFRRRKRPSK, translated from the coding sequence ATGAGGCGGCTGGCGATATCCGCGCTGTTGCTGCTGCTCGCCGCGCCGGTCGCGGCGGATTCGGGCCTGCCGCCGGCGACGCTCGCTTATACCCAGCTTCCCGATCCGAAGCAGGAGGCCGAGGCCAAGGCGCTGATGGAGACGGTGCGCTGTGTCGTCTGCCAGGGCCAGTCGGTCGCCGACAGCGACGCCGATATGGCGGGCGACATGCGCGCACTGATCCGCCAGCGCATCGCCGCCGGGGAGAAGCCCGAGGCGATCCGCACCTGGCTGATCGCGCGTTATGGCGATTACATCACTTATGATCCCCCGCTTTCCGGGGTGACGCTGCCCTTATGGCTGACGCCGCTGGTGCTGCTGGCGCTTGGCGCATGGGTAGCGCGCGGCAGTTTTCGCCGCCGCAAACGCCCGTCCAAATAG
- a CDS encoding DsbE family thiol:disulfide interchange protein: protein MRRWLLWLPLALVLVVLAFAARELMKPADRTVYSAMVGKPMPDFALPPLVPGKPGLDTAALRTGQPRLLNIFASWCIPCVAEAPQLMRLKAMGVPIDAIAIRDTGPAVTNFLARYGDPYRAIGDDKVSEVQLSLGSSGVPETFIIDGSGRIVKQHVGDIRADDVDALYQAWRSAK from the coding sequence ATGAGGCGCTGGCTCCTGTGGCTGCCGCTCGCGCTGGTGCTGGTGGTGCTGGCCTTCGCCGCGCGTGAGTTGATGAAACCAGCCGATCGCACCGTCTATTCGGCGATGGTCGGCAAGCCGATGCCCGATTTCGCGCTCCCGCCGCTCGTTCCGGGCAAGCCCGGGCTCGACACCGCGGCGCTGCGCACCGGCCAGCCGCGGCTGCTCAACATCTTCGCAAGCTGGTGCATCCCGTGCGTCGCGGAGGCGCCGCAACTCATGCGCCTGAAAGCGATGGGCGTGCCGATCGACGCGATCGCGATCCGTGATACCGGCCCGGCGGTCACCAATTTTCTCGCGCGTTATGGCGATCCTTATCGTGCGATCGGCGATGACAAGGTGAGCGAGGTGCAGCTCTCGCTCGGATCCTCGGGCGTGCCGGAGACGTTCATCATCGATGGCTCGGGGCGGATCGTGAAGCAGCATGTCGGCGATATCCGCGCCGATGATGTCGATGCGCTCTATCAGGCATGGCGGAGCGCGAAATGA
- a CDS encoding heme lyase CcmF/NrfE family subunit, producing MTAEAGLAALWFAAALAALQLMLAGIAVRRSDATLLAAVRPVAMVQGLMAALSMIALIAVFCASDMSVALVAQNSHSAKPLLYKFAGAWGNHEGSMLLWVTILGVAGGAVALLERRLDERTLIATLGGQAAIALGFYAFLLFASNPFARLDPAPLDGQGLNPLLQDPGLAFHPPTLYIGYVGLSVAFSFAIGALVTRDVGPAFARAMRPWVLGAWIFLTLGITAGSYWAYYELGWGGWWFWDPVENASLMPWLAATALLHSVTVLATRDGLRAWTVMLAVVAFSMSMIGTFLVRSGILTSVHAFAVDPERGAFILALLAIYIGGALTLFATRVGTVRAGNTFELLSREGGLVANNLLLSVILGIVLIGTFYPIVAAAMGTQLSVGPPFFDKTAGPVALVLVAIMAVGPLLRWRRDEAQAMLERMMWPIAATLFTAAGLVVLGGGMTFLQLAGLSLAVGLAVASVAPLWKRDLRRAPLFLYGMVIAHLGIAVSLAGMAASTAWTQERLVAARVGEPVQVGPFSVTFEGVNPLIGANWSALEARLSVKRGEDGEMFYLRPQSRFFSNPPTTTSESAIATQFDGQLYTVLGQPDNAGRWQLRLWWKPFVTLIWLGGGLVALGGALSMLGHILRERRSARRAREAAWQ from the coding sequence ATGACCGCAGAGGCCGGGCTCGCCGCCTTGTGGTTCGCCGCCGCGCTCGCCGCGCTGCAGCTGATGCTCGCCGGGATCGCGGTGCGCCGCAGCGACGCGACGTTGCTCGCCGCCGTCCGCCCGGTCGCGATGGTGCAGGGGCTGATGGCCGCGCTGTCGATGATCGCGCTGATCGCGGTATTCTGCGCCTCCGACATGTCGGTCGCGCTGGTCGCGCAGAACAGCCATTCGGCCAAGCCGTTGCTCTACAAATTCGCGGGCGCATGGGGGAATCACGAGGGCTCGATGCTCCTCTGGGTCACGATCCTTGGCGTGGCGGGGGGCGCGGTCGCGCTGCTCGAACGCCGGCTCGACGAGCGGACGCTGATCGCGACATTGGGCGGGCAGGCGGCGATCGCGCTCGGCTTCTACGCCTTCCTGCTGTTCGCCTCGAACCCGTTCGCCCGGCTCGATCCGGCGCCGCTCGACGGACAGGGGCTGAACCCGCTGCTGCAAGACCCCGGCTTGGCCTTCCATCCGCCGACGCTCTACATCGGCTATGTCGGCCTGTCGGTGGCTTTCTCCTTCGCGATCGGCGCGTTGGTGACGCGCGATGTCGGCCCCGCCTTCGCGCGCGCGATGCGGCCATGGGTGCTCGGCGCGTGGATATTCCTGACGCTGGGCATCACGGCGGGCAGTTACTGGGCCTATTACGAGCTGGGCTGGGGCGGCTGGTGGTTCTGGGACCCGGTGGAGAATGCTTCGCTGATGCCGTGGCTCGCCGCGACCGCGCTGCTCCATTCGGTGACAGTGCTGGCGACGCGTGACGGCTTGCGCGCCTGGACGGTTATGCTGGCGGTGGTCGCCTTCTCCATGTCGATGATCGGCACTTTCCTCGTCCGGTCGGGGATCCTGACCAGCGTCCACGCCTTCGCCGTGGACCCTGAGCGCGGGGCGTTCATCCTCGCGCTGCTGGCGATCTATATCGGCGGGGCGCTCACGCTGTTCGCGACGCGTGTCGGCACGGTGCGCGCGGGCAATACGTTCGAGCTGCTGAGCCGCGAGGGCGGGCTGGTCGCCAATAACCTGTTGCTCTCGGTGATCCTCGGCATCGTGCTGATCGGCACCTTCTACCCGATCGTCGCGGCGGCGATGGGGACGCAGCTATCCGTCGGGCCGCCGTTCTTCGACAAGACGGCCGGGCCGGTCGCGCTGGTGCTGGTGGCGATCATGGCTGTCGGGCCGCTGCTGCGCTGGCGGCGTGACGAGGCGCAGGCGATGCTGGAGCGGATGATGTGGCCGATCGCGGCGACATTGTTCACCGCGGCGGGCCTCGTGGTGCTCGGCGGTGGCATGACCTTCCTGCAACTCGCCGGCCTCTCGCTCGCGGTGGGGCTGGCGGTGGCGAGCGTCGCGCCATTGTGGAAACGCGATCTGCGCCGCGCGCCCCTGTTTCTCTATGGCATGGTGATCGCGCATCTCGGCATCGCGGTGAGCCTCGCTGGCATGGCGGCCTCGACCGCCTGGACGCAGGAGCGGCTGGTTGCGGCGCGGGTCGGCGAGCCGGTGCAGGTCGGCCCTTTCAGCGTGACGTTCGAGGGCGTGAATCCGCTGATCGGCGCCAATTGGTCCGCGCTGGAGGCACGGCTGAGCGTCAAGCGCGGCGAAGATGGGGAGATGTTCTACCTCCGCCCGCAATCGCGCTTTTTCTCCAATCCGCCGACGACGACCAGCGAAAGCGCGATCGCGACGCAGTTCGACGGCCAGCTCTACACGGTGCTCGGCCAGCCCGATAATGCCGGGCGCTGGCAGCTCCGCTTGTGGTGGAAGCCGTTCGTCACGCTGATCTGGCTCGGCGGCGGGCTGGTTGCGCTGGGCGGCGCATTGTCGATGCTGGGGCATATCCTGCGCGAGCGCCGTTCGGCGCGCCGGGCGCGAGAGGCGGCGTGGCAATGA
- the purU gene encoding formyltetrahydrofolate deformylase, whose protein sequence is MSDTIVLRLSCEDRPGLVAKVAGFLAGRGGNIIDAQQFDDRLNGRFFMRAVFQCTAGVEALRDGFSPIADEVGADWSMGSTAARKRVLLMVSKFDHCLADLLYRHRIGELPMDVVGIVSNHPREALHAAAIGDIPFHHLPVTKENKPAQEDALKRIVAENAADLVVLARYMQVLSDDLASFLSGRCINIHHSFLPGFKGAKPYHQAYARGVKMIGATAHYVTADLDEGPIIAQDVEPISHADTPDDLVRKGRDIERRVLAEAVAYHLQDRVLLNGGRTVVFR, encoded by the coding sequence ATGAGCGATACGATTGTCCTGCGTCTTTCGTGCGAGGATCGCCCCGGCCTGGTTGCGAAGGTAGCCGGTTTCCTCGCCGGGCGGGGTGGCAACATCATCGACGCGCAACAATTCGACGATCGGCTCAACGGGCGCTTCTTCATGCGCGCGGTGTTTCAGTGCACTGCCGGGGTGGAGGCGTTGCGCGATGGTTTCAGCCCGATCGCGGACGAGGTGGGCGCGGACTGGTCGATGGGATCAACGGCGGCCCGCAAGCGCGTGTTGCTGATGGTGTCGAAGTTCGATCACTGCCTTGCCGATCTGCTGTATCGGCATCGGATCGGTGAACTGCCGATGGACGTGGTGGGGATCGTCTCCAACCATCCGCGCGAGGCGCTGCACGCCGCCGCGATCGGCGACATTCCTTTCCACCACCTGCCTGTCACCAAAGAGAACAAGCCGGCGCAGGAGGATGCGCTGAAACGGATCGTCGCCGAAAACGCGGCCGATCTGGTGGTGCTCGCGCGCTATATGCAGGTGCTGTCGGATGATCTGGCGTCGTTCCTCTCCGGGCGCTGCATCAACATTCACCATAGCTTCCTGCCCGGCTTCAAGGGTGCCAAGCCCTATCATCAGGCCTATGCGCGCGGGGTGAAGATGATCGGGGCGACCGCGCATTACGTCACCGCCGATCTCGATGAAGGCCCGATCATCGCGCAGGATGTGGAGCCGATCAGCCACGCCGACACGCCCGACGATCTGGTTCGCAAGGGCCGCGATATCGAGCGTCGCGTGCTGGCGGAGGCGGTGGCCTATCACTTGCAGGATCGCGTGTTGCTCAACGGTGGCCGCACGGTGGTCTTCCGTTAA
- a CDS encoding aminodeoxychorismate/anthranilate synthase component II — MILVVDNYDSFTWNLVHYLMELGAEVRVVRNDALTVADALATNATGFLISPGPCTPNEAGISLELVAACAETARPLLGVCLGHQSIGQHFGGRVVRGGLMHGKTSPVTHDGTGVFAGIPSPFTATRYHSLIVEDVPDALVVNATAPDGSVMGLRHRELPIHGVQFHPESIATEHGHALLANFLKATGAA, encoded by the coding sequence ATGATCCTGGTCGTTGACAATTATGACAGCTTCACCTGGAACCTGGTCCATTATCTGATGGAATTGGGCGCCGAGGTGCGGGTCGTGCGCAATGACGCGCTGACCGTGGCGGACGCGCTGGCCACCAACGCGACCGGTTTTCTGATCTCGCCCGGCCCCTGTACCCCGAACGAGGCCGGAATCAGCCTGGAGCTGGTCGCGGCCTGCGCGGAGACGGCCCGGCCGCTGCTCGGCGTGTGCCTTGGCCATCAGTCGATCGGCCAGCATTTCGGCGGCCGCGTGGTGCGCGGCGGGCTGATGCACGGCAAGACCTCTCCGGTGACTCATGACGGGACCGGGGTGTTCGCCGGCATCCCCTCGCCCTTCACCGCGACGCGCTATCACTCGCTGATCGTGGAGGACGTGCCGGATGCGCTGGTGGTCAACGCCACCGCGCCGGACGGATCGGTGATGGGCTTGCGCCACCGCGAATTGCCGATCCACGGCGTCCAGTTTCATCCCGAGAGCATCGCCACCGAACATGGCCATGCATTGCTCGCCAATTTTCTGAAGGCAACCGGCGCGGCATGA
- the trpD gene encoding anthranilate phosphoribosyltransferase — protein sequence MTSFVQLPDPAVPLRREEAAQAFADILDARASEEAIAQFLIGLSDRGETAIEIAEAARALRDRVIPISAPAGAIDVCGTGGDGHHTLNVSTAVSLIVAACGVPVAKHGNRAASSKAGAADTLEALGLDMDRAGACAEETLAELGICFLFAANHHPAMKRITPIRRHIGKRTIFNLMGPLANPAHVTRQLIGIARPDYAPVYAAALAELGAEAALVVSGEEGLDEVSGAGPTIAVSVGAIALPERIAPEDAGLPRHPIAAIHGGDPTYNAAALRRLLRGEHGAYRDAVLLNAAAALALVGETLPAGVARAAEAIDSGAAEALLERWIAWA from the coding sequence ATGACCAGTTTCGTTCAACTGCCCGATCCTGCCGTCCCGCTGCGCCGGGAGGAAGCGGCACAGGCGTTCGCCGACATTCTCGATGCGCGCGCGAGCGAGGAAGCCATCGCTCAATTCCTGATCGGGTTGAGCGATCGTGGCGAAACCGCGATCGAGATTGCTGAAGCCGCCCGCGCTTTGCGCGATCGCGTCATCCCGATCAGCGCCCCCGCTGGCGCGATCGACGTATGCGGCACCGGCGGCGATGGCCATCATACGCTCAACGTCTCCACCGCCGTCAGCCTGATCGTCGCCGCTTGCGGCGTGCCTGTCGCGAAACACGGCAATCGCGCCGCCTCGTCCAAGGCGGGCGCGGCCGATACGCTGGAGGCGCTGGGCCTCGACATGGATCGCGCGGGCGCGTGTGCCGAGGAGACGCTGGCCGAACTGGGCATCTGTTTCCTGTTCGCGGCCAATCACCATCCGGCGATGAAGCGCATCACCCCGATCCGTCGCCACATCGGCAAGCGCACGATCTTCAACCTGATGGGCCCGCTCGCCAATCCGGCGCATGTCACCCGCCAGTTGATCGGTATCGCGCGGCCGGATTACGCGCCGGTCTATGCCGCCGCGCTGGCCGAGCTGGGTGCCGAGGCCGCGCTGGTCGTTTCGGGCGAAGAGGGGCTGGACGAAGTTTCCGGCGCCGGGCCGACGATCGCGGTGTCGGTCGGCGCGATTGCGCTTCCTGAACGCATCGCGCCTGAGGACGCGGGGTTGCCGCGCCATCCGATCGCCGCGATCCATGGCGGAGACCCAACCTATAACGCCGCCGCGCTGCGCCGCTTGTTGCGCGGGGAGCATGGCGCCTATCGCGATGCCGTGCTGCTCAACGCCGCCGCCGCTCTGGCGCTGGTTGGCGAAACGCTGCCCGCCGGCGTCGCGCGCGCCGCCGAAGCGATCGATTCGGGCGCGGCAGAGGCTTTGCTCGAACGCTGGATTGCCTGGGCATGA
- the trpC gene encoding indole-3-glycerol phosphate synthase TrpC: MTNILDRILATKHDEVRARSARASFADLDARASEQSAPRGFRAALERAPNYGLVAEIKKASPSKGLIRADFDPPAHARAYQAGGAACLSVLTDEQYFQGSDAYLIAARAACDLPVLRKDFMVDPWQAAEARAIGADAILLIMAALDDVVLAEIEAAAIERGMDVLVEVHDADELERALKLKSRLIGVNNRDLRDFTVDFARTYELVGRAPIGYTFIAESGLTTRADLDAMAAHGVRCFLIGESLMRQDDVESATRALIG, encoded by the coding sequence ATGACGAACATACTCGACCGGATTCTCGCCACCAAACATGACGAGGTGCGCGCCCGCAGCGCACGCGCCTCCTTCGCCGATCTCGATGCCCGCGCGAGCGAGCAGAGCGCGCCGCGCGGCTTCCGCGCCGCGCTGGAGCGCGCGCCGAATTACGGTCTGGTGGCGGAGATCAAGAAGGCCAGCCCGTCCAAGGGGCTGATCCGCGCGGATTTCGATCCGCCGGCCCATGCCCGCGCTTATCAGGCCGGTGGCGCGGCGTGCCTGTCCGTGCTGACCGACGAGCAGTATTTCCAGGGATCGGATGCCTATCTGATCGCCGCGCGCGCTGCGTGCGATCTGCCGGTGCTGCGCAAGGATTTCATGGTCGATCCGTGGCAGGCGGCGGAGGCGCGCGCGATCGGCGCGGATGCGATCCTGCTGATCATGGCGGCGCTCGACGATGTGGTGCTGGCCGAGATCGAGGCGGCGGCGATCGAGCGCGGCATGGACGTGCTGGTCGAAGTGCATGACGCCGATGAGCTTGAGCGCGCGCTCAAGCTGAAATCGCGCCTGATCGGGGTGAACAACCGCGATCTCAGGGACTTCACGGTCGATTTCGCCCGCACCTACGAACTGGTCGGCCGCGCGCCAATCGGCTACACTTTCATAGCAGAAAGCGGCCTCACCACCCGTGCAGACCTCGACGCGATGGCCGCACATGGCGTGCGCTGCTTCCTGATCGGCGAATCGCTGATGCGTCAGGACGACGTGGAATCGGCGACGCGAGCACTGATTGGATGA
- the moaC gene encoding cyclic pyranopterin monophosphate synthase MoaC, producing the protein MTRLTHLDETGAARMVDVGDKPVTRREAVATGRILMSAETAAAISEGSVVKGDVLAVARIAGIMAAKRTSDLIPLCHPLPLTRVTLDLSLGDDHIAATATIATDGKTGVEMEALTAVSTALLTIYDMAKALDRGMRIEGIRLLTKSGGRSGDWRAD; encoded by the coding sequence ATGACCCGCCTCACCCACCTCGATGAAACCGGCGCCGCGCGCATGGTCGATGTGGGCGACAAGCCGGTAACGCGGCGCGAGGCGGTGGCGACCGGCCGCATCCTGATGTCTGCGGAAACGGCGGCAGCGATCAGCGAAGGAAGCGTGGTCAAGGGCGATGTGCTGGCGGTCGCACGCATCGCCGGGATCATGGCGGCGAAACGCACCAGCGATTTGATCCCGCTTTGTCATCCGCTTCCCCTCACCCGCGTCACGCTCGACCTCTCCCTGGGAGACGACCACATCGCCGCGACCGCGACCATCGCGACCGACGGCAAGACCGGCGTGGAAATGGAAGCGCTGACCGCCGTCTCCACCGCGCTGCTGACGATCTACGACATGGCGAAGGCGCTGGATCGCGGAATGCGGATCGAAGGCATCCGACTGCTCACCAAGAGCGGCGGACGATCCGGGGATTGGCGCGCGGACTGA
- the nudC gene encoding NAD(+) diphosphatase — MIATGFTGGTLDRADHMRHDEEALAAAIGNWQARLLKLHAWEPEVTDDGRLGWTMLTEASEEAEFVLLGLDEGRPRFAAFEPAAGAAPAFRSPSLFGMLDQLREGEAATFAAARSVLDWHARHRFCANCGAATRMFRAGWARRCDGCSAEHFPRVDPVVIMIAEHDGRALLGRQPSWPAGRYSALAGFVEPGESLEEAVRREIAEEAGVRVGAVRYIASQPWPFPSQLMIACVGIAEGDALTIDENELETAGWFTRDEVRASLAGQDAPFVAPPRYAIAHSLLTEWARG; from the coding sequence GTGATCGCAACCGGCTTCACGGGCGGCACGCTCGATCGCGCCGATCACATGCGCCATGACGAGGAGGCGCTGGCCGCCGCGATCGGCAATTGGCAGGCGCGGCTGCTCAAGCTCCACGCTTGGGAGCCGGAAGTCACCGACGACGGCCGCCTCGGCTGGACGATGCTGACCGAGGCTTCGGAAGAGGCGGAGTTCGTGCTGCTCGGGCTGGACGAGGGGCGCCCACGCTTCGCCGCGTTCGAGCCGGCGGCGGGTGCCGCGCCTGCGTTCCGCTCGCCCAGCCTGTTCGGCATGCTCGATCAGCTTCGGGAGGGTGAGGCGGCGACCTTCGCCGCCGCGCGTTCGGTGCTGGATTGGCATGCGCGGCACCGTTTCTGCGCGAATTGCGGCGCGGCGACGCGGATGTTTCGCGCAGGCTGGGCGCGGCGTTGCGACGGCTGCAGCGCGGAGCATTTCCCGCGCGTCGATCCGGTGGTGATCATGATCGCCGAACATGACGGGCGCGCGCTGCTCGGCCGCCAGCCGAGCTGGCCCGCAGGTCGCTATTCCGCGCTCGCCGGCTTCGTGGAACCGGGAGAGTCGCTGGAAGAGGCGGTGCGCCGCGAGATCGCCGAGGAGGCTGGCGTACGTGTCGGCGCGGTACGCTATATCGCGAGCCAGCCATGGCCGTTCCCATCGCAATTGATGATTGCCTGCGTCGGCATCGCAGAGGGTGATGCCCTGACGATCGATGAAAACGAACTGGAAACCGCCGGCTGGTTTACCCGCGACGAGGTGCGCGCATCACTGGCCGGCCAGGACGCGCCGTTCGTAGCCCCCCCACGCTACGCAATCGCGCACTCGCTGCTGACGGAATGGGCGCGGGGGTAG
- a CDS encoding serine hydrolase, which yields MRVIHLIGAGGVLAMIAAGASIARQAEPAPNPQAPMPTVAARANSILPNMQALFDGYVADGKMPGVVGAIGFGDRPTLFVSAGRISDDANAAAAGPDSLWRVYSMTKPITGMAAMILVQEGKLKLDDPLSKYFPAFAKMRVLTSPDTSLDSAPAKSQITIRELLTHSAGLSYNISAKGPLLKEYERLGILPGQVNAQMEVQARKARPTTLAEFANRVAQAPLIAEPGTKWSYSIGLDVMGAVIEKASGMPFDRFVQTKLLDPLKMKSTYWAVPASEVGRLSTNYVFVGDKRTPIDPAAGSVYLEPPSFPYGGAGLVSSARDYDRFLHMLQDGGTLDGVQVMKPETAALAMSNLLPAGVTFGGLGNGTGGNMSAKMGFGAGGSVYLEDGPGGVPSKGTYGWGGAAGTIAWVDAAKKMRGTVMVQYFPSEKWPLRQEVVGALAKDVARFHR from the coding sequence ATGCGGGTAATCCATCTGATCGGTGCGGGCGGCGTGCTGGCGATGATCGCGGCCGGGGCGAGCATTGCGCGACAGGCGGAGCCGGCCCCCAACCCACAGGCGCCGATGCCAACGGTTGCGGCGCGCGCCAATTCGATCCTGCCCAATATGCAGGCGCTGTTCGACGGCTATGTCGCGGACGGCAAGATGCCCGGCGTGGTCGGTGCAATCGGCTTCGGTGATCGGCCGACCCTGTTCGTCTCCGCTGGCCGGATCAGTGATGATGCCAATGCCGCAGCCGCCGGGCCGGACAGCCTGTGGCGCGTCTATTCGATGACCAAGCCGATCACCGGCATGGCGGCGATGATCCTGGTGCAGGAAGGCAAGCTGAAGCTCGACGATCCGCTGAGCAAATATTTCCCCGCCTTCGCCAAGATGCGCGTGCTGACCAGTCCGGATACGTCACTCGACAGTGCGCCGGCGAAAAGCCAGATCACGATCCGCGAATTGCTGACCCACAGCGCGGGCCTCAGCTACAATATCTCCGCAAAGGGGCCGCTGCTGAAAGAATATGAGCGGCTCGGCATCCTGCCCGGTCAGGTCAACGCCCAGATGGAGGTGCAGGCGCGCAAGGCGCGGCCGACGACGCTGGCGGAATTCGCCAATCGCGTCGCGCAGGCGCCGCTGATCGCGGAGCCGGGGACGAAGTGGAGCTATTCGATCGGCCTCGACGTGATGGGCGCGGTGATCGAAAAGGCGAGCGGGATGCCGTTCGACCGTTTCGTCCAGACGAAGCTGCTCGACCCGCTCAAGATGAAATCCACTTACTGGGCCGTCCCCGCGAGCGAGGTCGGCCGCCTGTCGACAAATTATGTTTTCGTCGGCGACAAGCGCACGCCGATCGATCCGGCGGCCGGCTCGGTCTATCTTGAGCCGCCGAGCTTCCCTTATGGCGGCGCGGGGCTCGTCAGCTCGGCGCGCGATTATGATCGCTTCCTCCATATGTTGCAGGACGGCGGCACGCTGGACGGCGTGCAGGTGATGAAGCCGGAGACGGCGGCGCTCGCCATGTCGAACCTGCTGCCGGCCGGAGTGACCTTTGGTGGCCTCGGTAACGGCACCGGCGGCAATATGTCCGCGAAGATGGGCTTTGGCGCTGGCGGTTCGGTCTATCTGGAGGATGGCCCCGGCGGCGTGCCTTCGAAGGGCACTTACGGCTGGGGTGGTGCTGCCGGCACGATCGCCTGGGTTGATGCGGCGAAGAAGATGCGCGGCACGGTGATGGTGCAATATTTTCCGTCGGAAAAATGGCCGCTGCGGCAGGAAGTGGTCGGCGCACTCGCCAAGGACGTCGCGAGGTTTCATCGGTGA
- a CDS encoding A/G-specific adenine glycosylase: MLIWYDAHRRDLPWRAAPGRHADPYRVWLSEVMLQQTTVATVTPRFSEWVARWPDIASLAAADEAEVMAAWAGLGYYARARNLVKAAQLLAREHEGGLPDTEAALRTLPGLGDYTAAAIAAIAFGRRAVVVDANVERVVSRLFMATGKSAVRAAAEGITPDERAGDFAQAMMDLGATICTPRGPRCMLCPLAGDCTARAAGAQENYPVKPAKKPRPQRYGTIFWLERDGEVLLVRRPARGLLGGMRALPTGPWADSRPALADAPVAADWLLLNATVTHVFTHFALELALAVGRVDAHKPREGEIWWPAETIDSAGLPTVFAKAAKAIRGE; encoded by the coding sequence TTGCTTATCTGGTATGACGCGCATCGCCGCGACCTGCCGTGGCGTGCGGCGCCGGGGCGGCACGCGGACCCGTATCGCGTGTGGCTATCCGAGGTGATGCTCCAGCAAACCACGGTGGCGACGGTGACTCCGCGCTTTTCCGAATGGGTCGCGCGCTGGCCGGATATCGCCAGCCTCGCCGCGGCAGACGAGGCTGAGGTGATGGCCGCCTGGGCAGGGCTCGGCTATTATGCGCGCGCGCGCAATCTGGTGAAGGCGGCGCAGCTGCTGGCGCGCGAGCATGAGGGGGGCTTGCCCGATACCGAGGCCGCGCTGCGCACGCTTCCTGGCCTGGGGGATTATACCGCCGCCGCGATCGCCGCGATTGCCTTTGGTCGGCGCGCGGTGGTGGTGGATGCCAATGTAGAGCGTGTTGTCTCGCGCCTGTTCATGGCGACAGGCAAGTCGGCCGTCCGCGCAGCTGCTGAGGGGATCACGCCTGACGAGCGCGCTGGCGATTTCGCGCAGGCGATGATGGATCTAGGCGCGACGATCTGCACGCCGCGTGGGCCGCGCTGCATGCTCTGCCCGCTCGCGGGGGATTGCACAGCGCGCGCGGCGGGCGCGCAGGAAAATTACCCGGTGAAGCCAGCGAAAAAGCCACGCCCGCAGCGTTACGGCACGATCTTCTGGTTGGAGCGTGATGGCGAGGTGCTGCTCGTGCGGCGGCCGGCGCGCGGATTGCTCGGCGGGATGCGCGCGTTGCCGACCGGGCCGTGGGCGGACAGCCGGCCGGCGCTGGCCGATGCGCCCGTTGCGGCGGACTGGTTGCTGCTCAACGCGACGGTCACCCATGTTTTCACGCATTTCGCGCTGGAACTCGCGCTTGCCGTTGGTCGCGTGGACGCGCACAAACCGCGCGAGGGTGAAATATGGTGGCCGGCGGAGACGATCGATTCGGCAGGATTGCCGACCGTCTTCGCCAAGGCCGCAAAGGCGATAAGGGGAGAGTGA
- a CDS encoding DciA family protein, with amino-acid sequence MSKRPRAPQPEPVRQNRARQVAELLPSVGGAAFRKFGFVQSAVVTRWPEIVGEKLARASSPESIRFPQGKKQDGVLTLTVRGAHAAMMSHITPEIIERVNRFFGYAAIARVSIRQGDVAPRAVPRPRPEPRPVPAELGNSLRAIGDPELKAVLEALASGVATPRLPTIR; translated from the coding sequence ATGAGCAAGCGCCCGCGTGCACCACAGCCAGAGCCCGTGCGCCAGAACCGGGCGCGACAGGTCGCCGAGTTGCTGCCGTCGGTCGGCGGCGCGGCATTCCGCAAATTCGGCTTCGTCCAATCCGCAGTGGTGACGCGCTGGCCAGAGATCGTCGGCGAGAAACTGGCCCGCGCCAGCAGCCCCGAATCGATCCGCTTCCCACAGGGGAAGAAGCAGGATGGCGTACTGACACTCACCGTGCGCGGCGCCCATGCCGCGATGATGAGCCATATCACGCCTGAAATCATCGAGCGGGTGAACCGCTTCTTCGGTTACGCCGCGATCGCGCGCGTCTCGATCCGACAGGGCGATGTAGCGCCGCGCGCCGTCCCCCGTCCGCGCCCCGAGCCACGCCCCGTCCCCGCCGAGCTGGGCAATAGCCTGCGCGCGATCGGCGATCCCGAACTCAAGGCTGTGCTGGAGGCGCTTGCCTCCGGCGTCGCGACACCAAGGCTGCCGACCATCCGATGA